One Rhodococcus sp. P1Y DNA window includes the following coding sequences:
- a CDS encoding general stress protein, with amino-acid sequence MTNPLSQPGRPGQGLPTPPSGWPIGSYPTYAEAQKAVDYLSDQEFSVQDVTIVGVDLMQVERVLGRLTWAKVIGGGVVSGAWLGLFLGLVLGIFTNGNILGALIIGIIGGIIFGLISAAIPYAATKGQRDFASSMQLVAGRYDVLCEPKSAEKARDMLAKLSI; translated from the coding sequence ATGACGAATCCTCTTTCGCAGCCCGGTCGCCCAGGCCAGGGGCTCCCGACGCCTCCATCCGGTTGGCCGATCGGTTCCTATCCGACCTACGCCGAGGCACAGAAGGCAGTCGACTACCTCTCCGATCAGGAGTTCTCGGTGCAGGACGTCACCATCGTCGGTGTCGACCTCATGCAGGTCGAGCGGGTTCTCGGACGGTTGACCTGGGCGAAAGTAATTGGTGGAGGCGTAGTTTCGGGTGCATGGCTCGGTCTGTTCCTGGGCCTTGTTCTCGGCATCTTCACCAATGGCAACATCCTCGGAGCGTTGATCATCGGCATCATCGGCGGCATCATTTTCGGTCTGATCTCGGCGGCAATTCCGTACGCGGCAACCAAGGGGCAGCGCGACTTCGCGTCGAGCATGCAGTTGGTCGCGGGACGGTACGACGTGTTGTGCGAACCCAAGAGCGCAGAGAAGGCGCGGGACATGCTCGCGAAGCTGTCGATCTGA
- a CDS encoding DUF1003 domain-containing protein, translated as MDTPQGSRLFNFHLDVDLGKSGERAARFLGTGRYLAIQTIIVIVWIFLNVAVVALRWDPYPFILLNLAFSTQAAYAAPLILLAQNRQDDRDRVSLEEDRSRAQQTKADTEFLARELASLRIAVGEVATRDYLRRELDEIRELLEQATGQTSSPSKKSRKKSRQPSIDEADDSEVQNAPKL; from the coding sequence ATGGACACCCCACAGGGGTCACGTCTGTTCAACTTCCATCTCGACGTCGACCTCGGAAAATCGGGCGAACGCGCCGCACGTTTCCTGGGGACCGGCCGGTACCTGGCAATCCAGACGATCATCGTCATCGTCTGGATCTTCCTCAACGTCGCCGTCGTCGCACTTCGGTGGGATCCGTACCCCTTCATTCTGCTCAACCTGGCGTTTTCGACGCAGGCCGCCTATGCGGCTCCGCTCATTCTGCTCGCGCAGAACCGCCAGGACGACCGAGACCGTGTCTCGCTCGAGGAGGACAGGTCGAGGGCGCAGCAGACGAAGGCCGACACCGAGTTTCTCGCCCGCGAACTCGCGTCGCTTCGCATCGCCGTCGGCGAGGTCGCCACACGCGACTATCTGCGACGTGAACTCGATGAAATTCGAGAACTTCTGGAACAGGCGACTGGCCAGACGTCCTCGCCGTCGAAGAAATCGCGGAAGAAGTCGCGCCAGCCATCGATCGACGAGGCGGATGATTCCGAAGTGCAGAACGCCCCCAAACTGTAA
- a CDS encoding amino acid ABC transporter substrate-binding protein/permease, producing the protein MKTPHRSRPVFVPILLALFVTLLGSLLGPGLASAQPDPSVQNYRIATDTTFAPFEFQDESGNLVGIDMDLLAAIAADQNFDYTVEQVGFDTALQGVTSGQFNGMIAGMSITEPRKATFDFSDPYFESNVQMGILEDNEDIKGYEDLRGKTVAVKTGTQGAEFAASIADQYGFTVRPFDESATMYEEVKTRNSVAAFEDYPVLQYGINQGNGFKIVTDKESGANYGFAVAKGSNAQLLEQFNAGLENIRASGEYDRIVDTYIGAEATTSDTSIPGLIASSWQLLLKGLWLTIVLTVISIAIALVLGAIFGLFRVSTNIVLRGIGTTYVDIFRGTPLLVQAFFIYFGVPAALGFQMSAFTAGIITLSLNAGAYMAEIVRGGILAVDKGQMEASRSLGISYLKSMRRVVMPQAIRTMIPSYINQFVITLKDTSLLSVIGLAELTQTGRLIIARNFESFNMWLIIGVMYFIIIMALTKLSNRLEKRINK; encoded by the coding sequence ATGAAGACGCCGCATCGGAGCAGGCCGGTATTCGTACCGATACTGCTCGCACTGTTCGTGACACTGCTGGGCTCGCTGCTCGGCCCTGGCCTCGCGTCAGCGCAACCAGACCCCTCGGTTCAGAATTACCGTATTGCAACGGATACCACGTTCGCGCCCTTCGAATTTCAGGACGAGAGCGGGAACCTCGTCGGAATCGATATGGATCTCCTCGCTGCTATTGCAGCCGATCAAAATTTCGACTACACCGTCGAGCAAGTCGGTTTCGACACCGCCCTTCAGGGCGTCACGAGCGGACAGTTCAACGGCATGATCGCCGGAATGTCGATCACGGAACCACGGAAAGCCACCTTCGATTTCTCGGACCCCTACTTCGAATCCAATGTTCAGATGGGGATCTTGGAGGACAACGAAGACATCAAGGGCTACGAGGATCTACGCGGCAAGACCGTCGCCGTCAAGACAGGCACCCAGGGCGCTGAATTCGCCGCCTCGATCGCGGACCAATACGGTTTCACGGTACGACCTTTCGACGAGTCGGCAACGATGTACGAGGAAGTCAAAACACGCAATTCGGTAGCTGCATTCGAGGACTATCCGGTCCTGCAGTACGGCATCAACCAGGGCAACGGATTCAAAATCGTCACGGACAAGGAATCCGGCGCCAACTACGGGTTCGCAGTTGCGAAGGGCAGCAACGCTCAACTTCTCGAGCAATTCAATGCCGGACTCGAGAACATCCGAGCCAGTGGCGAATACGACAGGATCGTCGACACGTACATCGGCGCGGAAGCGACCACCTCGGACACCTCGATTCCCGGACTCATCGCCAGCAGCTGGCAGCTGCTGCTGAAGGGCCTGTGGCTGACGATCGTTCTGACGGTCATCTCCATCGCTATTGCTCTGGTACTCGGCGCGATCTTCGGCCTGTTCCGGGTCTCGACCAACATCGTGCTCCGCGGAATCGGAACCACGTATGTCGACATCTTCCGTGGGACACCGCTTCTGGTGCAGGCTTTCTTCATCTATTTCGGCGTCCCCGCTGCGCTCGGCTTCCAGATGTCCGCCTTCACGGCAGGCATCATCACGCTCTCGCTGAACGCGGGCGCGTACATGGCAGAGATCGTCCGCGGCGGTATCCTCGCCGTCGACAAGGGCCAAATGGAAGCATCACGAAGCCTCGGTATCAGCTATCTCAAATCGATGCGACGCGTCGTCATGCCGCAAGCGATCCGCACGATGATCCCGTCCTACATCAACCAGTTCGTCATCACGCTGAAGGACACGTCGCTGCTGTCGGTCATCGGCCTCGCCGAACTGACTCAGACCGGACGTCTGATCATCGCCCGCAACTTCGAATCGTTCAACATGTGGCTGATCATCGGCGTCATGTACTTCATCATCATCATGGCTCTCACCAAGCTGTCGAACCGGCTCGAGAAGAGGATCAACAAGTGA
- the tatB gene encoding Sec-independent protein translocase protein TatB, with the protein MFANIGWGEFMILLVAALVILGPDRLPGAISWVTKSIRQVKDYANGASQQLKDELGTDFEDFRKPLSDLNQLRGMTPRAVITKHLLDGDDSIFTGNFDTKGPGGSSNGTPNTPSLNKSSLNKPSLDKPSLDKASPSGTASNTSLPSGQNPPIDSDAT; encoded by the coding sequence GTGTTCGCCAACATCGGCTGGGGAGAGTTCATGATTCTCCTGGTAGCCGCACTCGTTATCCTCGGGCCTGACCGGCTTCCCGGCGCAATCTCCTGGGTCACCAAATCCATTCGTCAGGTCAAGGACTACGCCAACGGCGCGAGCCAGCAACTCAAGGACGAACTCGGCACCGACTTCGAGGACTTCCGCAAACCACTGTCGGATCTCAATCAGCTGCGCGGAATGACCCCGCGCGCCGTCATCACCAAGCATCTCCTCGACGGGGACGATTCCATCTTCACCGGCAACTTCGACACGAAGGGGCCGGGAGGTAGCTCGAACGGCACCCCGAACACACCGTCCCTGAACAAGTCCTCACTGAACAAGCCGTCACTGGACAAGCCGTCACTGGACAAGGCATCACCGAGCGGGACGGCGTCGAACACGAGTCTTCCGTCGGGCCAGAATCCGCCCATCGATTCCGACGCCACGTAG
- a CDS encoding HpcH/HpaI aldolase/citrate lyase family protein: MSSVQQGRPRRSVLAVPGSSAKMIGKAKGLPADAVFLDLEDAVAPIAKVEARGAIVEALNSDGWGSQLKVVRVNDWTTPWTYGDVIDVVSGAGANLDAILLPKVETAAHVQALDLLLTQVEKTSGLDVGAIGIEPQIESARSLRNIDEIATASPRVQTLVFGPADLMASVNMRTLVVGEQPEGYDTGDAYHHILMTILLAARTHGLQAIDGPYLQIRDVDAFRRAAQRTAALGFDGKWVLHPTQIDAANEIFSPRQADFDKAEDILEAYEFHTSDAGGGRGAVMLGDEMIDEASRKMALVVSGKGRAAGMVRTSPDSPL; encoded by the coding sequence ATGAGTTCGGTGCAGCAGGGCCGTCCCCGTCGATCCGTACTCGCAGTACCCGGCAGCTCCGCGAAGATGATCGGCAAAGCCAAGGGCCTGCCCGCGGACGCAGTCTTTCTGGATCTGGAGGATGCCGTCGCGCCGATCGCCAAGGTCGAGGCACGCGGTGCGATCGTCGAAGCCCTCAATTCCGATGGGTGGGGTTCGCAACTCAAGGTGGTGCGCGTCAACGACTGGACGACGCCCTGGACCTACGGTGACGTCATCGACGTGGTCTCCGGTGCGGGTGCCAATCTCGACGCGATCCTGCTCCCCAAGGTCGAGACGGCGGCTCACGTGCAGGCGCTCGACCTGTTGTTGACTCAGGTGGAGAAGACGAGCGGTCTCGACGTCGGTGCCATCGGCATCGAACCGCAGATCGAGAGCGCCCGGAGTCTGCGCAACATCGACGAGATCGCAACCGCAAGCCCACGGGTACAGACGCTGGTGTTCGGTCCGGCGGATCTGATGGCGAGCGTGAACATGCGCACCCTCGTGGTCGGCGAGCAGCCCGAGGGGTACGACACCGGAGACGCCTACCACCACATACTGATGACCATTCTCCTCGCCGCTCGAACTCACGGGTTGCAGGCAATCGACGGACCGTACCTGCAGATCCGTGATGTCGATGCTTTCCGGCGCGCAGCGCAGCGAACAGCCGCGCTCGGCTTCGACGGCAAATGGGTTCTGCACCCGACCCAGATCGACGCTGCCAACGAGATCTTCAGTCCGCGCCAGGCAGACTTCGACAAGGCCGAGGACATTCTCGAGGCGTACGAATTTCACACGTCGGATGCAGGCGGTGGCCGCGGCGCCGTGATGCTCGGTGACGAGATGATCGACGAGGCGTCGCGCAAGATGGCGTTGGTGGTCTCGGGTAAGGGACGGGCCGCCGGCATGGTTCGCACCTCGCCGGATTCGCCCCTGTGA
- a CDS encoding magnesium transporter MgtE N-terminal domain-containing protein, producing MAALSKVFAARLAGLVVLGPDGESIGRVRDLVVSMRVGRAQPRVLGIVVELATRRRIFVPMLRVTSIEPNSVQLTTGNVSLRRFSQRANEILVFAQILDSKVRVDDPELEELHDSDSIVVDLGIELTRTRDWLVARVAVRRQRGRLARRGAIHVVDWQHVQGLTQNELSLPGQGVAQLLMQFEDLRAADVANAMRELPVKRRMEVAHALDDERLADVVQELPDDDQVEMMHYLGVDRGADVLEAMDPDDAADLLGELPETEAESLLRLMDPEDSAPVRRLLEHSPDTAGGLMTPEPVVLTASTTVAEALARVRNPDLTPALSSLVFVVRPPTATPTGAYLGCVHLQQLLREPPASLIGGVLDKALPRLSPEDSLTAVTRYFATYNLVCGPVVDDEDHLVGAVTVDDVLDHLLPEDWRDQEVAGQ from the coding sequence ATGGCAGCTCTGAGTAAGGTATTCGCGGCCAGGCTCGCTGGTCTGGTCGTTCTCGGCCCCGACGGCGAATCCATCGGGCGCGTCCGCGATCTCGTGGTCTCGATGCGCGTCGGCCGCGCCCAACCCCGCGTCCTCGGTATCGTTGTCGAACTCGCCACTCGCCGAAGAATTTTCGTGCCGATGCTGCGCGTGACGTCGATCGAACCGAACTCTGTCCAGCTCACCACAGGCAACGTCAGTCTCCGAAGATTCTCGCAGCGGGCGAACGAAATTCTGGTGTTCGCACAGATTCTCGACTCCAAGGTTCGCGTCGACGACCCAGAACTCGAGGAACTCCACGATTCGGATTCCATCGTGGTCGATCTCGGTATCGAACTGACCCGCACCAGGGACTGGCTCGTCGCCCGCGTCGCGGTTCGTCGTCAACGCGGCAGGCTTGCTCGCCGCGGCGCCATCCACGTCGTCGACTGGCAACACGTGCAGGGGCTGACGCAGAACGAACTGTCCCTCCCCGGGCAAGGCGTCGCACAGTTGTTGATGCAGTTCGAGGATCTCCGTGCCGCAGACGTCGCCAACGCGATGCGCGAATTGCCCGTCAAGAGGCGCATGGAAGTGGCTCACGCACTCGACGACGAGCGGCTCGCCGATGTCGTGCAGGAGCTCCCCGACGACGATCAGGTCGAGATGATGCACTACCTCGGCGTCGACCGCGGAGCCGACGTGCTCGAGGCCATGGACCCCGACGACGCGGCCGACCTCCTCGGAGAGCTGCCCGAGACCGAGGCGGAATCGCTGCTCAGGTTGATGGACCCCGAGGATTCGGCGCCTGTCCGACGATTGCTCGAGCACTCCCCCGACACCGCGGGCGGTCTGATGACCCCCGAACCGGTGGTGCTCACGGCGTCGACCACGGTCGCCGAGGCCCTCGCCCGCGTCCGCAACCCGGACCTGACGCCTGCGCTGTCGTCGCTCGTGTTCGTCGTGCGACCTCCGACGGCTACCCCGACAGGCGCGTACCTCGGGTGTGTTCACCTTCAACAACTGTTACGAGAACCGCCGGCCAGTTTGATTGGCGGCGTTCTGGACAAGGCGCTGCCGCGACTGAGTCCCGAGGACAGCCTCACCGCTGTCACACGATATTTCGCGACGTACAACCTCGTCTGCGGGCCCGTCGTCGACGACGAGGATCACCTCGTCGGAGCCGTCACGGTCGACGACGTACTGGACCATCTTCTTCCCGAAGACTGGCGTGATCAGGAGGTGGCAGGACAGTGA
- a CDS encoding amino acid ABC transporter ATP-binding protein, with protein MSTKISIKALEKAFGDNTVLKGIDAEITNGEVVCVIGPSGSGKSTFLRCLNKLEEITAGHVVVDGIDLTDKSVNLDKVRQNIGMVFQHFNLFPHMTALENVMLAPVETKKMSKSQAKEAALKLLEQVGLSERANYKPANLSGGQKQRVAIARALAMSPSIMLFDEATSALDPEMVGEVLQVLRDLATGGMTMVVVTHEMGFAREVADRVIFMAEGVIVEEGTPDQLFGNPQNPRTQDFLNKVL; from the coding sequence GTGAGCACCAAGATTTCGATCAAGGCGCTGGAGAAGGCGTTCGGCGACAACACCGTCCTCAAGGGCATCGACGCCGAGATCACCAACGGCGAGGTCGTCTGTGTCATCGGGCCTTCGGGATCCGGCAAGAGCACATTCCTGCGATGCCTCAACAAGCTGGAAGAGATCACCGCAGGACACGTCGTCGTCGACGGCATCGATCTCACCGACAAGAGCGTCAATTTGGACAAGGTGCGGCAGAACATCGGCATGGTGTTCCAGCACTTCAACCTCTTCCCGCACATGACGGCGCTCGAGAACGTCATGCTCGCGCCCGTCGAGACGAAGAAGATGTCGAAGTCTCAGGCGAAGGAAGCGGCGTTGAAGCTGCTCGAGCAGGTGGGGCTGTCCGAGCGGGCGAACTACAAGCCCGCCAACCTCTCCGGCGGACAGAAGCAGCGCGTCGCGATCGCTCGCGCTCTCGCGATGAGCCCGTCGATCATGCTGTTCGACGAAGCCACGTCGGCGCTCGACCCCGAAATGGTCGGCGAAGTCCTTCAGGTGCTGCGCGATCTGGCCACGGGTGGAATGACGATGGTCGTCGTGACACATGAAATGGGCTTCGCCCGCGAAGTAGCAGACCGCGTCATCTTCATGGCCGAAGGCGTGATCGTCGAGGAAGGAACACCGGACCAGCTGTTCGGCAACCCGCAGAACCCTCGCACCCAGGACTTCCTGAACAAGGTGCTGTAG
- a CDS encoding lytic transglycosylase domain-containing protein, with protein MRPTRRAGIPLLASAVVLTGAAAALASASVPPKAPIVAAQQAPLPPSASIPGLATPPTRAWPALSAPVPAAPVVSEPVPVPSAVPRATIPTPVIGALGIPESVLDAYRSAEAALASDMPSCGLAWNLLAGIGRIESGHARGGQVDADGTTATPVLGPVLDGSLAGNTVIVDTDGGDHDGDRAHDRAVGPMQFIPGTWARYAADGNGDGVSDPNNVYDATLAAGRYLCSGGLDLTKPADEAAAVFRYNNSAAYVADVLAWSAAYRTGAESVKDTGATSVPTPTTGPAQPTTPVPTTPVPTADPPAPPPMPAIVLPTLPPLPCLILCAPTPAPVG; from the coding sequence ATGCGGCCGACGCGACGAGCTGGGATTCCCCTTCTCGCGTCGGCTGTTGTGCTGACCGGGGCCGCAGCCGCGCTCGCGTCCGCATCCGTACCCCCGAAAGCGCCCATCGTTGCGGCGCAGCAGGCGCCGCTGCCGCCATCGGCGTCCATACCCGGGTTGGCGACGCCGCCGACCCGGGCCTGGCCTGCGCTGAGCGCGCCGGTTCCCGCGGCGCCGGTGGTGTCCGAGCCGGTGCCGGTCCCATCCGCAGTCCCGAGGGCGACGATCCCGACGCCCGTGATCGGCGCCCTGGGCATTCCCGAGTCCGTACTCGACGCCTATCGTTCGGCCGAGGCGGCGTTGGCGTCGGACATGCCGTCGTGCGGGCTGGCCTGGAATCTGCTCGCCGGGATCGGCCGGATCGAGTCCGGGCATGCACGCGGCGGCCAGGTGGATGCCGACGGGACCACAGCCACGCCTGTTCTGGGCCCCGTCCTCGACGGCTCTCTCGCGGGCAATACTGTGATAGTCGACACGGACGGCGGCGACCACGACGGCGACCGCGCCCACGACCGCGCCGTCGGACCGATGCAGTTCATTCCAGGGACGTGGGCCCGATACGCCGCCGACGGCAACGGCGACGGCGTATCCGATCCGAACAACGTGTACGACGCCACCCTCGCGGCTGGGCGGTATCTGTGCTCGGGTGGGCTGGATCTGACCAAGCCGGCCGACGAGGCCGCGGCGGTGTTTCGGTACAACAACTCGGCTGCGTACGTCGCCGACGTGCTCGCTTGGTCGGCCGCGTACCGAACGGGCGCCGAGTCCGTGAAGGACACCGGGGCTACTTCCGTACCCACGCCGACGACCGGTCCGGCGCAGCCGACCACGCCCGTACCGACCACACCCGTGCCGACTGCCGACCCGCCCGCCCCACCACCGATGCCTGCGATCGTCCTGCCGACTCTGCCACCCTTGCCGTGCCTGATTCTCTGCGCTCCCACACCCGCACCCGTCGGTTGA
- a CDS encoding Mrp/NBP35 family ATP-binding protein — MSVLTESDVRSALSKVIDPEIRKPITDLGMVKGVTIGDGGAVDIGIYLTTAACPLKTEISDRVTKAVADVAGVGAITVELDVMNDEQRTELRKSLRGDSAEPTIPFAQPGSLTRVYAVASGKGGVGKSSVTVNLAASLARRGLSVGVLDADIYGHSVPRMLGNDAKPTQVEKMIMPPQAHGVKFISIAQFTSGNTPVVWRGPMLHRALQQFLADVFWGDLDVLLLDLPPGTGDIAISVAQLIPGAEILVVTTPQQAAAEVAERAGAIALQTRQRIAGVVENMSWLELPDGSRMDIFGSGGGQDVSDRLTKAVGAPVPLLGQIPLDTAVREGGDAGTPIVLGHPETPAAQALEQVAQKLAVRERGLVGMSLNIDTTRKG; from the coding sequence ATGTCAGTACTGACGGAATCCGACGTTCGAAGCGCACTCTCGAAGGTCATCGATCCGGAAATTCGCAAACCGATCACCGACCTGGGAATGGTCAAGGGCGTCACCATCGGCGACGGCGGCGCCGTCGACATCGGCATCTACCTCACAACTGCTGCATGCCCGCTGAAGACCGAGATCAGCGACCGCGTCACCAAGGCCGTGGCCGACGTTGCAGGCGTCGGAGCCATCACCGTCGAGCTCGACGTCATGAACGACGAGCAGCGCACCGAGCTTCGCAAGTCCCTGCGCGGCGATTCTGCCGAACCCACCATCCCGTTCGCTCAACCCGGCTCGCTGACGCGTGTGTACGCGGTCGCGTCGGGCAAAGGCGGTGTCGGTAAGTCCTCGGTTACCGTGAACCTGGCGGCGTCGTTGGCCCGGCGTGGACTCTCGGTGGGTGTGCTCGACGCCGACATCTACGGCCACTCGGTTCCGCGGATGCTCGGCAACGACGCAAAGCCGACCCAAGTCGAGAAGATGATCATGCCGCCTCAGGCGCACGGCGTGAAGTTCATTTCCATTGCACAGTTCACCTCCGGCAACACACCTGTCGTGTGGCGCGGTCCGATGCTTCACCGCGCACTTCAGCAGTTCCTCGCCGACGTGTTCTGGGGCGATCTGGATGTGCTCCTGCTCGACCTCCCACCCGGCACAGGCGACATTGCAATCTCGGTTGCTCAGTTGATTCCCGGCGCCGAAATCCTCGTCGTCACAACTCCGCAGCAGGCTGCCGCCGAGGTCGCCGAACGTGCAGGCGCGATCGCACTGCAAACGCGTCAACGCATCGCAGGCGTCGTGGAGAACATGTCGTGGCTCGAACTTCCCGACGGCAGCCGGATGGATATCTTCGGATCCGGTGGCGGACAGGATGTTTCGGACCGTCTCACCAAGGCCGTCGGCGCCCCAGTTCCACTGCTGGGCCAAATCCCGCTGGACACCGCTGTTCGAGAAGGCGGCGACGCAGGTACGCCGATCGTCCTCGGCCACCCGGAGACACCGGCCGCGCAAGCATTGGAACAGGTGGCCCAGAAACTCGCGGTACGAGAGCGCGGTCTGGTCGGTATGTCGCTGAACATCGACACGACCCGAAAGGGCTAG
- a CDS encoding extracellular solute-binding protein, translated as MLAAAALVASPLLAACGSSDSSTPVLSFYTAADGAEQYAAAAEACSAASGGRYKVEQRTLPKSANDQRLQLARRLAGNDDSLDLMTLDVVWTAEFAEAGWALPVPEDLSAKLRDGSTLEGPLATAEWQDQLYAVPLNSNTQLLWYRPDEVPGGQPPQTWDELIDAAESNAAQGKPAYIGVQAKQYEGLMVWFNSLLVSAGGQVVGEDGTTVELNDTPAHRAATEKTLEIMKRVATADGHDPSISQTDEATARLGMEAGNSAFQVNYPFVLPGIKENAAAGAVPFLDLTNVPADQQDAAVAEVFRSAPYPAVVPDTPAKVTIGGFNIGVAKTTKHEDLAWEAVACLTNEDNQRNNAVNGGVPPVIASLYADPEFQAVYPAWEGVLNSIENAAVRPVSPAYQSISILLADALNPPQNIDPVADVDKLADLVSKAVNSEGLIP; from the coding sequence GTGTTGGCTGCCGCGGCCTTGGTTGCCAGCCCGCTACTTGCTGCCTGCGGATCGTCCGACAGCAGCACTCCGGTGCTGAGCTTCTACACAGCGGCTGACGGCGCGGAACAGTACGCCGCCGCCGCGGAAGCGTGCTCGGCTGCGTCGGGTGGCCGCTACAAGGTGGAACAGAGAACTCTTCCCAAGAGCGCGAACGATCAACGACTTCAGCTGGCGCGTCGCCTTGCTGGAAACGATGATTCGCTCGATTTGATGACGCTCGACGTCGTGTGGACGGCCGAGTTCGCGGAGGCGGGATGGGCGTTGCCCGTCCCCGAGGACCTGTCGGCGAAGCTGAGGGACGGCTCGACACTCGAAGGGCCCCTCGCGACCGCGGAGTGGCAGGACCAGCTGTACGCGGTTCCGTTGAACTCGAACACTCAGCTGCTCTGGTATCGGCCCGACGAGGTGCCCGGTGGCCAACCACCGCAGACGTGGGACGAGCTGATCGACGCGGCCGAATCCAACGCGGCCCAAGGAAAGCCCGCCTACATCGGAGTTCAGGCCAAGCAGTACGAAGGCTTGATGGTGTGGTTCAACAGCCTTCTCGTCAGCGCCGGGGGACAGGTCGTCGGTGAGGACGGCACCACCGTCGAGCTGAACGACACTCCGGCTCATCGCGCTGCGACCGAGAAGACACTCGAGATCATGAAGCGTGTCGCGACTGCCGACGGACACGACCCGTCGATCTCGCAGACCGACGAGGCGACGGCACGCCTCGGCATGGAGGCAGGCAACTCCGCGTTCCAGGTGAACTACCCGTTCGTGCTTCCCGGGATCAAGGAGAACGCCGCGGCAGGAGCCGTTCCGTTTCTCGATCTGACGAATGTCCCGGCGGATCAACAAGATGCGGCAGTCGCCGAGGTGTTCCGCAGTGCGCCGTATCCCGCGGTCGTCCCCGATACTCCGGCGAAGGTCACGATCGGCGGGTTCAACATCGGCGTCGCCAAGACAACCAAGCACGAAGACCTTGCCTGGGAAGCCGTCGCGTGCCTGACGAACGAGGACAACCAGCGCAACAACGCCGTCAACGGCGGCGTGCCTCCGGTCATCGCGTCGTTGTACGCCGATCCCGAGTTCCAGGCCGTCTACCCCGCATGGGAGGGAGTGCTCAACTCCATCGAGAACGCCGCGGTTCGTCCGGTCTCCCCGGCGTACCAGAGCATTTCGATTCTCCTCGCCGATGCGCTGAACCCGCCGCAGAACATCGACCCGGTGGCCGACGTGGACAAGCTCGCCGATCTCGTGTCCAAGGCAGTCAATTCCGAAGGGCTGATTCCATGA